The Astyanax mexicanus isolate ESR-SI-001 chromosome 14, AstMex3_surface, whole genome shotgun sequence genome window below encodes:
- the LOC111193208 gene encoding GSK3-beta interaction protein, which translates to MNTPIFAGMSRKCTAELPPEEGMEVDCQPEELSRSSYEERCADLGGVKDMRLEAEAVVNDVLFAVTDMHVSQTLSNGLDVAYINVETREGNRYCLELTEAGLRVVGYSFDQVDEDLSNQYHETVYSLLDSLSPGYREAFGNALLHRLERLQQNGQ; encoded by the exons ATGAACACACCCATTTTTGCCGGCATGAGCCGGAAGTGTACCGCTGAACTACCCCCGGAGGAG GGGATGGAAGTGGACTGTCAGCCAGAGGAACTGTCGAGGTCCTCGTACGAAGAGCGCTGTGCTGATCTCGGGGGAGTTAAAGACATGAGGCTGGAGGCTGAAGCTGTGGTAAACGACGTGCTCTTCGCTGTGACGGACATGCATGTGTCTCAAACTCTGTCCAACGGTCTGGACGTGGCTTACATAAACGTGGAGACCAGAGAAGGAAACCGCTACTGCCTTGAGCTCACCGAGGCGGGGTTAAGG gtGGTGGGCTACTCCTTTGATCAGGTGGATGAGGATCTGAGCAACCAGTATCATGAGACTGTTTACTCTCTTCTGGACTCCCTCAGCCCTGGCTACAGAGAAGCCTTTGGAAACGCTCTGCTTCATCGACTGGAAAGGCTCCAACAGAACGGACAGTGA
- the npc2.1 gene encoding NPC intracellular cholesterol transporter 2, giving the protein MDFRLICAVLLPLLAFTRAEQVKFADCGSVEGKVSQVDISPCPTQPCVLHKGKSYTVNVTFSSDVDSQTSKALVHGVIAGVPVPYPIPEEDGCKSGIKCPIQKQKSYSYINELPVKAEYPSIKVVVEWELRDDSSKDLFCIKFPVQIVS; this is encoded by the exons ATGGATTTCCGCCTAATCTGCGCCGTCTTGCTGCCTCTGCTCGCCTTCACTCGGGCCGAGCAGGTGAAGTTTGCTGACTGTG GTTCTGTTGAGGGAAAAGTTTCCCAGGTCGACATTAGTCCATGCCCAACACAGCCGTGTGTGCTTCACAAGGGGAAGAGCTATACTGTAAACGTGACTTTCAGCAGTG ATGTTGACAGTCAGACCAGCAAAGCATTGGTTCATGGAGTGATCGCCGGTGTTCCTGTCCCCTATCCCATTCCCGAAGAGGACGGCTGCAAGTCTGGAATCAAGTGCCCGATTCAGAAGCAGAAAAGCTACAGTTATATCAACGAGCTTCCAGTCAAAGCTGAGTACCCCTCA atAAAAGTGGTTGTTGAGTGGGAACTGAGAGATGACTCAAGCAAAGATCTGTTTTGCATCAAGTTTCCTGTTCAGATTGTGAGCTGA
- the isca2 gene encoding iron-sulfur cluster assembly 2 homolog, mitochondrial: MSVVTGAAVMISRTKAWALLNASSGMVLSPSRPVRVMHASQLPPLISTMRYSNSPAQEQQAASQPEDKVHLTESCVKRLAEIMEKGEYLRIQVEGGGCSGFQYKFLVDKVKNDDDRVFEQNGVGVIVDQDSLDFVKGATLDFSQELIRSSFQVLKNPQADHGCSCGSSFSVKL; encoded by the exons ATGTCAGTCGTTACTGGAGCAGCTGTGATGATCAGCAGAACTAAAGCATGGGCGCTTCTGAA TGCATCCTCTGGAATGGTGCTCTCTCCATCCCGGCCTGTGAGGGTAATGCACGCATCTCAGCTCCCCCCTCTCATCTCCACAATGCGATACAGCAATAGCCCAGCTCAGGAGCAGCAGGCAGCCAGTCAACCAGAGGATAAAGTGCATCTCACAGAGTCTTGTGTCAAG AGGCTTGCTGAGATCATGGAAAAGGGCGAGTATCTGAGGATACAGGTGGAAGGAGGGGGCTGCTCTGGCTTCCAGTATAAGTTCTTAGTAGACAAAGTCAAAAATGATGATGACAG GGTTTTTGAACAGAATGGTGTTGGGGTGATAGTAGACCAGGACAGCCTGGATTTTGTGAAAGGAGCCACACTCGACTTTAGCCAGGAGCTCATCCGCTCCTCCTTCCAGGTCCTCAAGAATCCTCAGGCAGACCACGGCTGCTCTTGTGGCAGCTCTTTTTCTGTTAAACTCTGA